In Patescibacteria group bacterium, a single genomic region encodes these proteins:
- a CDS encoding DUF2283 domain-containing protein, producing MKVTYDKNIDALYLSFRSGDIERTVEVGGGFHADVDKEGRIVGIELLSASDVISKGDLSRPIQIVTV from the coding sequence ATGAAAGTAACGTATGATAAAAATATCGATGCTCTGTATCTCTCTTTTCGATCTGGTGATATCGAGCGTACCGTCGAGGTGGGAGGAGGCTTCCATGCCGACGTTGATAAGGAGGGACGCATCGTCGGCATCGAGCTGCTAAGTGCTTCAGATGTCATTTCTAAGGGCGACTTAAGTCGGCCGATTCAGATCGTGACAGTATAA